In Agarivorans gilvus, one genomic interval encodes:
- a CDS encoding efflux RND transporter permease subunit has product MGIAGRIGERFLHSPITPLLALVGLLLGIFSVIITPKEEEPQIDVTFADVYIPFPGASPKEVENLVTLPAEKLISELNGIDTLYSFSQPNGAMIIVVFEVGVARNDAIVSLYNQLYANLDRLPSAAGVGQPLIKPRAIDDVPIVSLSLWDESQQLSPYELTQIAHSLETELKRLPGTKDVYTLGEQPMVASLRLDPLKLNAYGVEFKQIAQQLQANNYQSQLADLVQDNQVIKVQSGQFLSSVKELENLVVGSHQQQAVFLADVAEITLGPELPSQNVWLVNQQGTFPSVTIAIAKQAGENAVELAQRIEQRISQLENVLLPPQVHYQLSRNYGSTAADKANTLIGKLVFATIAVVLLVLLTMGWREALVVGIAIVITLAITLFSSWAWGFTLNRVSLFALIFSIGILVDDAIVVVENIHRHMGLSGASTKAKLAGLIPAAVDEVGGPTILATFTVIAALLPMAFVSGLMGPYMSPIPINASLGMLISLSVAFILSPWLSAKLLKPNPHHQPQDIHSGRLHDLFQKLIGPFLQAKQGRRNRSLLWLAVLLMIAGAVALPVNTWVVMKMLPFDNKSEFQVMVDLPEGRSLEQNQRLLFELSDYLMQVPEVADLQLYAGTTAPINFNGLVRHYFMRSSQELGDIQVNLVNKSERERDSHSIASSVRQGLQAIGANYQANIKVVEVPPGPPVWSPIVAEVYGPSDEIRQQAAQALKQHFQQTADIVDIDIMLPDAQPQWRLAIDRSKAALLGLNYAEIAQVINSAVGGQDVSVLHSQQHQYPIPIRLQLAEGAKLDLQAVLNLRMQNAQGQAIPLSEVVSINHGQIEMPIMHKNSIPMVMVVADMAGELDSPLYGMFEIALSTDDAGLPLKQHYIQQPDGLSDIAILWDGEWKITYETFRDMGLAYAVGMILIYLLVVAQFRSYLVPLIIMAPIPLTIIGVLPGHALLGAQFTATSMIGMIALAGIIVRNSILLVDFISQQAANGVPFAEAVISSGAVRAKPIVLTGLAAMIGALFILDDPIFNGLAISLIFGIFISTLLTLVVIPVLYYALMRKRFSE; this is encoded by the coding sequence ATGGGTATTGCAGGACGCATAGGCGAGCGCTTTTTACATTCCCCCATCACCCCCTTGTTAGCTTTAGTGGGTCTATTGCTGGGGATCTTCTCGGTGATTATTACCCCCAAAGAAGAAGAGCCACAAATTGATGTCACCTTTGCTGACGTTTACATTCCCTTTCCCGGCGCCAGCCCCAAAGAGGTAGAGAACTTAGTCACCCTGCCTGCGGAAAAACTGATTTCCGAACTCAATGGCATCGATACTCTGTACTCCTTTTCGCAGCCCAATGGCGCGATGATCATCGTGGTATTTGAAGTGGGAGTCGCCCGTAACGACGCCATAGTGAGTCTGTACAACCAGCTGTACGCCAACCTCGATCGCCTGCCCAGCGCAGCAGGAGTAGGCCAGCCCTTAATTAAACCACGCGCCATTGACGATGTGCCGATTGTTAGCCTGTCGCTATGGGATGAAAGCCAACAGCTCAGCCCCTATGAGCTTACCCAAATTGCCCATAGCCTAGAAACCGAGTTAAAGCGGCTGCCCGGCACTAAAGATGTTTATACCCTAGGCGAGCAGCCTATGGTGGCCTCGCTGCGTTTAGATCCGCTCAAGCTAAATGCCTACGGCGTTGAATTCAAACAGATTGCTCAACAACTACAAGCCAATAACTACCAATCTCAACTGGCTGACTTAGTCCAAGATAATCAAGTCATTAAGGTTCAAAGCGGGCAGTTTTTAAGCAGCGTTAAAGAACTAGAAAACTTGGTGGTGGGCAGTCATCAGCAACAAGCGGTATTTTTAGCCGATGTTGCCGAGATCACCCTTGGCCCCGAATTGCCTAGCCAAAACGTTTGGCTGGTTAACCAGCAAGGCACCTTTCCTTCGGTGACTATCGCCATCGCCAAACAGGCCGGTGAAAATGCCGTAGAACTGGCGCAGCGTATCGAACAACGGATTAGCCAACTAGAAAATGTATTACTGCCACCGCAGGTTCATTACCAACTTAGCCGTAACTACGGCAGCACTGCGGCTGATAAAGCCAACACCCTAATCGGGAAACTGGTATTTGCCACCATTGCCGTGGTGCTATTGGTGCTGCTTACCATGGGCTGGCGAGAAGCCCTAGTGGTGGGCATTGCGATTGTGATTACTTTGGCGATTACCCTATTTAGCTCGTGGGCTTGGGGCTTTACCCTTAACCGCGTGTCGCTGTTTGCGCTGATCTTCTCCATCGGTATTCTGGTAGACGATGCCATTGTGGTGGTGGAGAACATTCACCGCCACATGGGCTTAAGCGGCGCCAGCACCAAAGCCAAACTGGCAGGGCTGATACCCGCAGCTGTAGACGAAGTGGGCGGCCCCACCATTTTGGCCACCTTCACGGTAATTGCCGCCTTGCTGCCCATGGCCTTTGTCTCGGGCTTAATGGGCCCCTATATGAGCCCTATCCCGATTAACGCTAGCCTAGGCATGCTAATTTCACTGTCGGTGGCCTTTATTTTGTCACCTTGGTTAAGCGCCAAGCTGCTTAAACCCAACCCTCATCATCAACCGCAAGACATTCACTCTGGCCGCTTGCATGACCTATTCCAAAAATTGATTGGCCCCTTTTTGCAGGCCAAACAAGGGCGGCGTAATCGCTCGCTACTTTGGCTGGCAGTATTACTGATGATTGCCGGAGCCGTGGCACTACCGGTCAACACTTGGGTAGTGATGAAGATGCTGCCCTTTGATAACAAATCTGAATTTCAGGTAATGGTGGACTTGCCCGAAGGCCGCAGCCTAGAGCAAAACCAGCGGCTGTTGTTTGAGCTAAGTGACTACTTAATGCAAGTGCCCGAAGTGGCCGACTTACAGCTTTATGCTGGCACCACTGCACCGATAAACTTCAACGGTTTGGTTCGCCACTACTTCATGCGTAGCAGCCAAGAGCTGGGCGATATTCAAGTTAATCTAGTGAACAAGAGTGAGCGCGAGCGCGATAGCCACAGCATTGCCAGCTCGGTTCGCCAAGGCTTGCAAGCAATTGGTGCGAACTACCAAGCCAACATTAAAGTGGTAGAAGTCCCGCCGGGGCCGCCGGTGTGGTCACCCATCGTGGCCGAGGTTTATGGCCCTAGCGATGAGATTCGCCAACAGGCCGCCCAAGCACTGAAGCAGCATTTTCAGCAAACCGCCGACATTGTGGATATCGACATCATGCTACCCGACGCTCAGCCCCAATGGCGACTCGCTATTGACCGCAGCAAAGCCGCCTTATTGGGTTTGAACTACGCCGAAATCGCTCAAGTGATTAACAGCGCGGTGGGCGGACAAGATGTGAGTGTATTGCATAGTCAGCAGCATCAATACCCCATTCCTATTCGTCTTCAATTGGCCGAAGGCGCAAAATTGGATCTACAAGCGGTATTGAACCTACGCATGCAAAACGCTCAAGGCCAAGCGATTCCTCTGAGTGAAGTGGTATCAATTAATCACGGTCAAATTGAAATGCCGATCATGCATAAAAACAGCATCCCAATGGTGATGGTGGTGGCCGATATGGCAGGCGAGTTAGACAGCCCCCTATACGGCATGTTTGAGATAGCCTTAAGCACCGACGATGCGGGGCTGCCACTTAAACAGCACTATATTCAGCAACCCGATGGCCTGAGTGACATTGCCATCTTATGGGATGGAGAATGGAAAATCACCTACGAAACCTTCCGCGACATGGGGCTGGCCTATGCGGTGGGGATGATTCTGATTTACCTCTTGGTGGTGGCGCAATTTCGCTCCTACTTGGTGCCGCTGATCATCATGGCGCCCATTCCGCTGACCATTATTGGAGTATTACCGGGGCACGCGCTACTGGGTGCGCAGTTCACCGCGACCTCGATGATCGGCATGATTGCGCTGGCAGGGATTATTGTGCGTAACTCGATCTTATTGGTGGATTTCATCAGTCAGCAGGCCGCCAATGGCGTACCCTTTGCCGAAGCGGTAATTAGTTCGGGTGCGGTGCGAGCCAAACCGATTGTACTGACCGGCTTGGCCGCAATGATCGGCGCCCTGTTCATTCTGGATGACCCGATCTTTAATGGCCTAGCGATTAGCTTAATCTTTGGTATTTTCATCTCCACCCTACTGACCTTGGTGGTGATACCGGTATTGTACTATGCACTAATGCGCAAACGCTTTAGCGAGTAA
- a CDS encoding starch-binding protein produces the protein MRKITKLATSALLAGSALGFASSAMAVPKTAFVHLFEWKWEDVAQECETFLGPKGFAAVQISPPNKSVDNSAWWARYQPVSYAIEGRSGSRAEFQDMVQRCKTAGVDIYLDAVINHMAAYNRNFPEVPYGPDDFNSCSSNIDYSNRWQVQNCDLVGLNDLKTGSDYVRQKIADYMNDAMSMGVAGFRIDAAKHIPAADIAAIKAKLNGNPYIFQEVIGAPGEPVHPTEYTYIGNVTEFAFARLIGPAFRYSNIAQLRDLPSQMELGSADAVTFVTNHDEERHNPNGPIWHGVSGEGYFLANIFTLAYPYGYPKIMSGYYFGGDFDAGPPSSGVHTGNACGFDGGDWVCEHKWRGIANMVGFRNHTAGEWRVSDWWQNGNDQIAFGRGGLGFVVINKRNGSTIDQQLATGMPDGQYCNIIEADFDATTGQCIAAADAKGPSVITVSGGMANFSVVGDNAAAIHVGAVVGEACSDCEPDPQPQPQPANPVAASSICTDADYSTLYYWSALPAGSLDNASWPGVALEQNGDFACYDLGVELTSINLIFNNNGANQTADLSAAGAGCYQDGAWSSLQDCGFEVIAVDPEPEPEPEPQPLTASEVCFDNPAGFSNPTLYYWSVVADTPVANAQWPGVAMVEQDGYYCYDFGTNLTSLNVIFNDNGANQSGDLSTTGDSLCYAQGSWIAASNCVSGTIPDNGGDELWYFRGTANGWGTTLLDYDASTGLYYTVQSFSGEEAPARFKIDDGSWGESYPNADYQVTDNTTYQITFDSASKAINVSAQ, from the coding sequence ATGAGAAAAATAACCAAACTCGCCACTAGCGCTCTGCTAGCGGGCAGCGCGTTGGGGTTTGCCTCCAGCGCAATGGCGGTACCCAAAACCGCTTTTGTTCACCTCTTTGAATGGAAATGGGAAGATGTAGCCCAAGAGTGTGAAACCTTTTTAGGACCTAAAGGTTTTGCTGCCGTTCAAATTTCACCCCCTAATAAGTCAGTCGATAACAGCGCTTGGTGGGCTCGCTACCAACCAGTCAGCTACGCCATCGAAGGTCGCAGCGGCAGCCGCGCCGAATTTCAAGACATGGTGCAACGTTGTAAGACAGCCGGGGTAGATATTTACCTTGATGCGGTAATTAACCACATGGCGGCCTACAACAGAAACTTCCCTGAAGTGCCCTACGGCCCCGATGACTTCAACTCATGCAGCAGCAACATTGATTACAGCAACCGCTGGCAAGTACAAAACTGTGACTTAGTGGGCTTGAACGACCTTAAAACTGGCTCAGATTACGTTCGCCAAAAAATCGCGGACTACATGAATGATGCCATGAGTATGGGCGTAGCTGGTTTTCGTATTGATGCGGCTAAACATATTCCGGCAGCTGATATTGCTGCGATTAAAGCTAAGTTAAACGGTAATCCGTATATCTTCCAAGAAGTGATTGGAGCCCCTGGCGAGCCAGTTCACCCTACCGAGTATACTTACATCGGCAACGTTACCGAGTTTGCTTTTGCTCGCTTAATTGGCCCCGCCTTCCGTTATAGCAATATCGCTCAACTGCGTGACCTTCCTAGCCAAATGGAACTAGGCAGCGCCGATGCGGTCACCTTTGTGACTAACCACGACGAAGAGCGCCACAATCCGAATGGCCCGATTTGGCATGGTGTGTCTGGTGAAGGCTACTTCTTAGCTAACATCTTCACTCTTGCCTATCCTTACGGCTATCCGAAGATTATGTCGGGATACTACTTCGGTGGTGACTTCGACGCTGGTCCACCAAGTTCAGGCGTACACACGGGTAATGCTTGTGGCTTTGATGGCGGTGATTGGGTGTGTGAACACAAATGGCGTGGCATTGCCAACATGGTGGGTTTCCGTAACCACACCGCTGGTGAGTGGCGGGTGAGTGATTGGTGGCAAAATGGCAATGACCAAATTGCCTTTGGTCGCGGTGGCTTAGGCTTTGTGGTAATTAACAAACGCAACGGCAGCACCATCGATCAACAACTTGCTACCGGCATGCCTGACGGCCAGTACTGTAATATCATCGAAGCCGACTTCGATGCGACTACTGGTCAGTGTATTGCGGCAGCCGATGCCAAAGGCCCTAGCGTGATTACTGTTAGCGGCGGTATGGCTAACTTCAGCGTAGTGGGTGATAACGCCGCGGCGATTCATGTGGGCGCGGTAGTGGGTGAAGCTTGCAGCGATTGTGAACCGGATCCTCAGCCTCAGCCGCAACCAGCTAACCCTGTTGCCGCTAGCTCGATTTGTACCGATGCAGACTACAGCACACTTTACTACTGGAGTGCGTTACCTGCAGGTAGCCTAGACAATGCCAGCTGGCCTGGTGTGGCACTAGAGCAAAATGGTGATTTCGCTTGTTACGACTTGGGCGTAGAGCTGACTAGCATCAACCTTATCTTTAATAACAATGGCGCCAACCAAACTGCGGACTTAAGCGCAGCGGGTGCTGGTTGTTATCAAGACGGCGCTTGGAGTAGTTTGCAAGACTGTGGTTTCGAGGTGATTGCGGTCGACCCTGAGCCAGAACCCGAGCCAGAACCTCAGCCGCTAACAGCTAGCGAAGTGTGCTTCGACAACCCAGCGGGTTTCAGCAACCCTACTTTGTACTACTGGTCAGTGGTAGCCGATACTCCAGTGGCTAATGCCCAGTGGCCAGGTGTGGCCATGGTTGAGCAAGACGGTTACTACTGCTACGACTTTGGCACTAACTTGACTAGTTTGAATGTTATCTTCAACGATAACGGCGCTAACCAAAGCGGTGATTTAAGTACCACCGGCGACAGCTTATGTTACGCCCAAGGTAGTTGGATTGCCGCCAGTAACTGTGTCAGTGGCACTATTCCAGATAATGGTGGTGACGAGCTTTGGTACTTCCGTGGCACCGCCAACGGATGGGGTACTACGCTATTAGATTACGACGCCAGCACGGGTTTGTACTACACCGTTCAAAGCTTTAGCGGTGAAGAAGCGCCGGCTCGTTTCAAAATCGATGACGGTAGTTGGGGTGAGTCTTATCCTAATGCGGATTACCAAGTGACTGACAACACGACGTATCAGATCACCTTTGACAGCGCATCGAAAGCAATTAACGTTAGCGCACAATAA